Proteins encoded by one window of Archaeoglobus veneficus SNP6:
- a CDS encoding DMT family transporter, translated as MKRLYADLGLLIVALIWGSTFPVVKIALDSMSPFAFNTVRFFISCLFFIPFLKKEGFVDGFKIGVMVFLGYSFQTVGLEYTTATNAGFITSVYVVLTPVVAYILYRIPVDRRDALGVTMAFVGIYLLSGYSGFNIGDVLLLACALAFATEIAMISHYSRLRNPTMLAFWQIFAVAVLSAPLAIITTTRFEFNTDVVYALLITAFLATFVAKMLQNWLQRYTKPSDAAVILSMEGVFSHVFAAVILAEHLSILQYAGALLIIIAVVVVSLRHR; from the coding sequence ATGAAAAGGCTGTACGCTGATCTTGGACTTCTCATTGTTGCTCTCATCTGGGGTTCAACGTTTCCCGTCGTTAAGATCGCTCTTGACAGTATGTCTCCCTTTGCCTTCAATACAGTTCGCTTTTTTATCTCGTGTTTGTTTTTTATCCCATTTCTTAAAAAAGAAGGTTTTGTGGATGGATTTAAGATAGGAGTTATGGTCTTTCTCGGCTACTCGTTTCAGACAGTTGGGCTTGAGTACACGACCGCCACGAATGCTGGATTTATAACTTCAGTTTACGTCGTGCTCACACCTGTTGTTGCATATATTCTCTACAGGATTCCCGTTGATAGAAGGGACGCTCTCGGTGTAACTATGGCTTTTGTGGGAATCTATCTGCTTTCTGGCTATTCTGGCTTTAACATAGGTGATGTGCTGCTTCTGGCGTGTGCCCTTGCCTTCGCCACGGAGATAGCGATGATATCCCACTACTCAAGACTCAGAAATCCAACCATGCTTGCATTCTGGCAGATTTTCGCCGTTGCAGTACTGTCTGCCCCTCTGGCCATAATCACAACGACGAGGTTTGAGTTCAACACGGATGTGGTTTACGCACTTCTCATTACAGCCTTTCTCGCCACCTTCGTTGCCAAGATGCTCCAGAACTGGCTGCAGAGATACACGAAACCATCTGATGCAGCGGTCATTCTGTCCATGGAGGGTGTTTTCTCACATGTGTTCGCTGCTGTGATACTTGCAGAACATCTGAGTATTTTGCAGTATGCCGGAGCACTTCTGATAATCATCGCAGTTGTTGTTGTTTCTTTGAGGCACAGGTAA